The following DNA comes from Camelina sativa cultivar DH55 chromosome 14, Cs, whole genome shotgun sequence.
CATTACTATATTAAACactttttttgaaaagtaattggaaatataaacagtttttgttaaaaagtttgaAGAATAGGCACTTTTTAGCTTTTGTGAGATAGATAATTTGTGAGAGagagtataaaacaaaaacaaatagaataatCAATATATCCATGATTATGTGTCATATAAATCTGGTGTACCATATGAATTTGGGATATCATATGGTGTACCATATGAATCTGGTGTACCATATGAATCTGGTGTACCATCTAGctttggtgtaccatctgaatcTGGTGTACCATATGAATCTGGTGTACCATCTAGCTTTGGTGTACCATCTAGCTTTGGTGTACCATCTAAATCTGGGATATCATTTGAGTATGGTGTACCATCTTTGGTGTATCATTTACGTTTGGTGTATCATCTAGGTCTAGTGTACTATCTGGCTATGGTGTACCATCTGACTCTGGTATACCATCTGACTCTAGTGTACCATTTGggtctggtgtaccatctgaatcTGGTGTACCATTTAGATAtggtgtaccatctgaatcTGGTGTATCATCTAGATCTAATATACCATATGGATTTAGTGTACCATCTAGGTTTAGTGTACCATTTAGATTTGGTTTATCATCTAAGTTTGGTGTACCATATCGGTTTAGTGTACTGTctaattaatatttcaaaatgtaAACCCTACAATCTGTATACCAAACCATATCccttcaaaactataccctaaatgtataatagagaacccaaacataaaaaatctaaaaactaacttaaaaaattgaaatgtgtGAAATACTGTAATTCTGGTGTACAATCTGGGTTGGGTGTACCATATGAGTTTAGTGTACTATCTGggtttggtgtaccatctaaataaattttcaaaactaaaccatacactctaaatactaaaccctattTCTTCAAAACTGtaacctaaatataaaatagagaattcaaaactaaaaaaaaaaatttaaaattttgggaagtttatgaaatttctaaaaattaatttaaaatattgtaatgtgtTTAATAATGATATGTTGGGAAGTTTATGAAATGTGTGATATAATTATCCATAATACATGTTTTAGTGTTGTTTAGGATAAATCAATCACACatctaaaattcaaaacacataaatccattaaaaagaatttattcatttataaagataatttttttttaggttattattttggtcatgtctaaaaaataaaatgtataaaattcatcaattattaaaacatacaTTTGTTATTGAGATGATTTTTATTAGgttcagttttaaaataaatttgtctttatgcaaatttatcaaataaacaaaaggttaaaaatgtcattttctaaatatttctctaataaaactttccattagagagaaaatagaaaaatgtctatttttttaatttgttttgaaaagtgTATTTAAGTCTTAATAAATAATGCCACCAACAAAGGGATAACGTAGAAAAGACATAATATAGGAGtagtaaattttctttttaaaaaaaaaattaaaaaacgttGATCACGTAGCTTCATCAATGCGTTTACGTTCATTCCTTCATTGTTCGTGGTTTCTAACTAAGTAACCAACGtcgaagctctctctctctttccgaTATTTCAATGGCGAGTCTCAAATCTCACTTCTTCGCTACTCTactacctcttcttcttctacttcactTCCCCACCGTCTCTTTTGCTCAGACGCTCTTCGTGTTCGGTGATAGCCTTTACGACGCCGGAAACAAACAGTTTCTCTCTCAGAACAGAGTTGACGCAAGTTTTCCTCCTTATGGAGTCACCGTAGGACAAGCCACGGGACGGTGGTCCGATGGTTCTATCGTTCCGGATTATCTTGGTAATTATACTGATCACTTCAAGAATCTATGActaatatggtttttttttatttgatattttgttttttttattattgtttttttcgcAGCTGATTTCATGGGAATTCCTCATATCTCTCCGATTCTCCAAACCACGGCGGATTTTTCTCACGGAGCTAATTTCGCTGTCGCTGACGCCACCGTTCTCGGCTCTCCTCCGGAGACGgtcagttttctttttcttctttaaattatATTGCTAAGAACACCCTTATTGGTTTAGATACCTAAAGTATCTGATGAGAACCTTTCAACTCTTCtctctcaaatttttaaaaaaaatatttttaatttattttaatgggCAGGTATCTAACTTAGATATTCCCATGGAGTCATGGAGATGGCCTTATTgttggatatatattttttatgactTCGGAATCAAGTTTGTAGTCAAATCAAATCTTGGGTTGGGTGcaaacaaaaatcaatgttACATTTAGAAACAATTGCATAAGTATAATAACTGGTTGAAGCTTTTGGTTCTTGATGGTAGAAATTTCATTATAAGACAAATTTCTAAGGAATTTCAGATTAAAagatttagatatttttgaatGCTTTGTACAGATGACTCTGTCACAACAAGTGAGcaaatttttggaaaacaagaacaaatggACAAATCAAACATGCTCTGAAGCTATCTACTTGTTCTACATTGGGTCTGATGATTACTTGAACTATGCTAAGAATAATTCAAGTCCCTCAGATGATGAGAAACAAGCTTTTGTGGATCAAGTCATCACTACCATAGATTCACAAATTAAGGTTAAAACTCTCAGCAGCTACATCTCgttgatctgtttttttcttcccgctatatattttgttttcatctgTTGATTTTACAGGCGGTTTATGGAGCTGGAGGGAGGAAATTTGCGTTGCAGAACTTGCCACCGTTGGGTTGCTTACCAGTCGTGAAACAAGCAAGCGGAGATGTTCAAGAATGCGTGAAACTGCCTTCTGAAATGGCAACTTTACATAACAATAACCTGTTGCAGCTCATGGTTAAACTCTCACGAGAACTCAATGGTTTCCAATACTCGTTTTACGACTTCTTCAGCTCGGTCCAAAACAGAGTTATCAAGTCTAAGACTTACAGTAAGTATCTTACAATAATGTATGCATCCGTCAATCATCATCGATCACCATATACCTTTGACATTTATATTGTGTGATGATGCAGCATTCGAGACAGGGATCGCTGCTTGTTGTGGAACTGGATCTCTCAATGGGACAGGTTGCTCGGTCGACAATGTATGCACCAAGCCTGAAGAATACATCTTCTTTGACGGGAAGCATTTGACGCAAGAAGCCAACCTTCATGTCGGGCATTTAATGTGGGGAGCAGATCCGGAAGTGGTTGGACCGAACAATCTCAGGGAGCTTATGGTCCTTCCTCTGGACATTACAGTCATCTTAGCTAATATACAAGAAGCTATGGCTGCCATGAGACCTAGACAGAGAAAAATTGAGAGTCTTTATGATATCAAGAAGATGGAATCAGAGATGGAGAATCATTGGCTTTATCAGTTTAACGAAGCTAGCTCTTTCATGATATAAGATTGTGGTTAcgataaaaactaaaacatcccttttttttatgttcttaatCAATGATAAACTAGACAAGCTAATAAACTAATGATAATACTCACATCACAACAATCATCTGTTCTTAATTAAAAAGGAACTAGACAAGGAAACTGAAACATCTAATTTATTGAAACAACCGCTTTACAAAAGGAACAAGAATCCTTAAAAGATAGATCCAAACTTGTGGTTGTGGACA
Coding sequences within:
- the LOC104742922 gene encoding inactive GDSL esterase/lipase-like protein 25 yields the protein MASLKSHFFATLLPLLLLLHFPTVSFAQTLFVFGDSLYDAGNKQFLSQNRVDASFPPYGVTVGQATGRWSDGSIVPDYLADFMGIPHISPILQTTADFSHGANFAVADATVLGSPPETMTLSQQVSKFLENKNKWTNQTCSEAIYLFYIGSDDYLNYAKNNSSPSDDEKQAFVDQVITTIDSQIKAVYGAGGRKFALQNLPPLGCLPVVKQASGDVQECVKLPSEMATLHNNNLLQLMVKLSRELNGFQYSFYDFFSSVQNRVIKSKTYTFETGIAACCGTGSLNGTGCSVDNVCTKPEEYIFFDGKHLTQEANLHVGHLMWGADPEVVGPNNLRELMVLPLDITVILANIQEAMAAMRPRQRKIESLYDIKKMESEMENHWLYQFNEASSFMI